Within the Musa acuminata AAA Group cultivar baxijiao chromosome BXJ2-9, Cavendish_Baxijiao_AAA, whole genome shotgun sequence genome, the region GCATGCAGATTCATGCCTATAGAGAATCCAAATCACAAAGTTaaggattaaaaaaatatcaagtaaagcAAGGGAAGGTTTGGGTCATACCTCGAGGAGCCAAGTTGAGACCTGCATCGATCATGAAGTCTTCATTCATCTTTTAGACTTGATCTGCCTCCTTATCCGATAGGAAGAGAGGGGTGTTATCAATGTAATGTGTCGACCAAGCAAGGTTGAATCCTCAATCTTGACTTGAACTCATGAGAAAAAAGCGCTCATTCTAACCCTTATTGTTAAAAGGGGCATTATTGATCTTGAAGCCCCCCCGAGCAACTAAGGAATAGCCTCTTTTCTTCttgtataataaaaaataagggACAAAGAGGGTGTGGGTCAGAGTAATATTGACACACCAAAAATATCGATAAGCACTATCATATAGTGCCATGAGTTGAGTACCATTTAAGAAGGCGATATCCTTCACCATTGGCGATAGGGCACTATCATTGAGTGAAAGGAAAGATGAAGGCCCACCTCAAGGGTATCACAAAATAAGCACAAAGACCTAGGAGTAGGGTTAAAAGGGCATTGACTAGGTTGAGGAGCTTGCAGGTCGAATTAGGCCGAGATACAATACCTAGTTCACAGGCAATCCAAGAGAGGTGCGCTTACTATTGAATTACAATCATGAGAACTTCTCATGGATTCCAAGTTTCGAAGAACCCTCAGGTTCATGGGAGATGGCTCGGATGAAGAGGACCCGACTTCTTCTGCCCTTGGACTATTTGAAGACGAATACATACATTGATTGACTAGCGACTAGAGAATTGAAAAGAACTTGTATGAGAGAGGAGAGATATTCTGACCTGAGACAAAAGAGCAGAACTAATGTTGAGAGGAGGGACTCGAAGATCGACTTACTTATCGGGAATAAGGGTGAGGTGGGAGATGCTCCTAGGGAGGCTTTGGTGATAAGGTTGAGAGCTCCTGAGGCCTTGGAGATTTTGGACTTTGGAAGCTTAAGTGGAAGAATAAGTCATGCCCTATGTGGGGAGGGGGAGTTATAAGAAAGATGTCGATCTCTCTCCTCTCACAACTAAGTTGTCGATCTCTCGCATTCCATGATCGAGACAAGTATCCCATAGGGGGCAATTCTCAAAAGAGACTGATAGCAAAAGAATCCAAAAACCGCCACAGTATAGGAGGGTCTTTGAAATCCACCATGATGAAAAGACGACCTGAAATCCGCCATGGTGGAGGAAGGGCCTCAAAATCTGCCATGGCAAAGGGAGAATTCAAAATCCACAACGGTGGAGGAAGGACTTTAAAATCTATCATAATAGAGAGAAGACCCAAAATCTGCTATCGTAGAGTGAAGACTTCAAGCCCACCACAGTCGACGAAAGATATATCTACTATGACAGAGGCACAGAGCCAAATGTGCTTGAGATATTTAAACTAGGAAACCCAACCTATGCCAAGATAAATCTACTATGGCGAAGGCACAAGGCCAAATATACTCGATGTGCATAAGTCAAGAAACTCGATCCATGCCAAAAAAGAATTTGCTACGATGGAGGTGTAGAGCCAAATATACTCGAGGTATGTGAGTCAGGAAATATAACACACGCTAAGATAAATCCACTGCGGTAGAGGCATAGAGCCAAATATGCCCAAGGCATGTGAGTTGAAAAACTTGATCCACGCCAAGATGAATCCGTTATAACAGAGGCATAGGGCTAAATGTAACCGAGATGTGTAAGTCAAGAAACCTGACCTATGCTAAGATAAATCTATTATGGTGGAGGTATAGGGCGAAATATACTTGACGTGCGTAAGTTATGAAACCCGACCCACACTAAGATAAATTTGCTATGCAAGAAGAGTATAACGAAATATGCTAGAGGCATGTGAGTCGAGAAACATGACTTGCACCAAGATAAATCCGCTATGACGAAGGTGCAAGGTCAGATAAGCCTAAGGCATGTGAGTCGAGAAACTTGACCCACGCCAAGATAAATCTACTACGACAAAGGTGCAAAGCGAAATATGTCCAAGTCTTATGAGTTAAGGAAAATTGACATGTGCCTACGGGTATCTTCTTCATGCTATAGAGGAACAGGTTAGTGATAGGTCTATTATGTGAATTAAACATCGCACTCCAGACATATCTAGTGGAGCCCCGAAGCATGCCTtcggaggagggagggagggggacAAATAATAGGAAACATATTAATGAACAATCACTATCCGACACTTGTCACCACATTGAGGCTAACATAGAAGGAAAATGTCCTAATTGCGTTCCACATGTCTGCCCCTGCGGACAATAATCCGAAGGAGGCTGTTTGGACCTGTCTCCACCTTGTCGCTTATATAGACAAAACGTCAAAGGGGAAAGTTGGGGTAGTTGCAGGCTGTCCCCTTCATGGACCTAGTATAAAAATTAAGCCCCAACATTATACCGAGAGATCCTCTTTTCGAAAAAAAAATCCATATCCAAAAAAGAACTTAAACTAACTTAAACGTCGAAGGGATCGGGTTAGATAACTTCTATCGACATCGATCTTAGTATAGACGACACCTTGGGAGCTCGATCCCCTCACCTTAAAGCCATCTCAGGGTCACCTCGGAGTTATTTTAGAGTCACCTCAAAATGACATTGAATACTCTTGTATCTTCTAAGTTTGGATATATCGGATTGGGTCGATGACTATTTTTCCGACCAATGTACTATGCCAATCTCACAAGTTTGAAATGTCAGCTGGTAAGCAACTGAGTTGGCAGTCGATGGATAAATCCAGAGACTAATGACATATACTGAAGCACCCCAAGACACTGATGATAACAAGAACAGCATATCTGATAAAGAGAGTACATGAGCCAGCTAGTCCGGTCATAACGGACAAAGAAAGACTTTAATATAGGACCTACCAACAGGTTCTTCAATGGCGCCTAAGGCTGGTGCTTTTCCATCAGAGCGGAGTCCGGTGAAGTAAACTCTAGCAAGATAACTCAACATCAGCTAAGCTTAACCTCACCCAAGGAATGAAATTTTTGGTACTGGGCCCGTACTGATTGATCATTTTATCGGTATGATTCCAATCCATACCGACATATCAATATAGTATATAAACAAAAATATCGGAGGTGAGACAGTGACAAGTAGTTagtatataaagaaaaaaatgagCACTAAGCATTCAATTCACTGTCTTTTTAAAAGTAAAAATTCTAGGCTtaacatattgaaaaaaaaagaaaaaaaaagaaaccctCCAAAATAGGATGATTTATTATTTCGATTCATGCTTAGAACGATAATTACAGATTGATACAGATCGGCGAAATTGAATTTCAAGATCTCACCTGCCCAACTGAAACCCCACCTGAGCCTTCATCCCATGGTTGCAGACAGCATCTGATGACAAGAAATCAACAGTAATCAATAGCTCAGAACACAATGCAAAGCAATGAAGGATCTTCATGAGACATGACCTCAacagctaaaaaaaaaaaagaagaagaagaagaaagagtcgACCTTTGTTTGTCTATGACCAGCTTGCATTTATTTAACATTGCAAGTCAGAAACATTTAGGTTAGGTTTACAATTTTGTTAGTATGTTTATATGGCTGACACCAATACATTTACATGATATTTCTGTTCATCCGTGGTCACCGGCATTCATGATCCACAATTGATTGCTTGTTTAACTGCACCAATCGGCACTGAGATGTGAAGTATATCATATGTCGCACTGCTGGCTTCTGCGGAAGTCCTTGTGTGGTTTTGTATTCTCAAATATTAAACAACACTTATAGTCGGACTCGATCAAAAACAACAATCTAACATCAATCTGAATCGGGTGTCGGCAAGTCATCATGACGAGAAAGAAATTGTAGTATACAGGGATAGACTTCCTTAATAGCCTGCATAAGTTAACCAAAAGAACACAATGCATGAAGCCACACACTAACATAATTTTGCTGATTCCTGAAGATGAAGGGGAAAAAAGAGAGCAATTTACCATTCGGCCACCAACTAAATCATAGTGAGCATAGTGGGGACCATCAGGTTTTCCAAAGACTTTGTATATGACCATCTCCTTTGGAATGAGTTTTACAGTTTCTGTGCATTTAACATAGAGAGTTTAGTTGAAACCAGTTCAGCATGAAACTGCAGTGGCAAATTTCTCCTCTTACCATACACAGCTTCAGGAGGACATATAAGGTCCACGTCTCCTGCCAGTGCAAGGATCGGAACATCACATTTGCACAGATGATCCTTGTAAAAGAAAGTTCCAGTTCTGTTACGTAAGCCCCCATCACGGAAAGCTGTAGTTAGCTGCAGGATCACCTTGGCAGGTACTGTGCCTGCCAATTTATTTGAGAGTGATCAAAGTTGTCCAGCAGAACTATCATGTAATTTTCCGGTGATGGTACAATGAACTCAAAAGGAATACAGAGAATGAAACAGCAAATAGATTACACATTTTGTGAGCATTTCTCAATAGAAGATGTTAAGTTGGCAGAAAATAGTATTTTAAGCTTACTACATTTGGCAGAACAACACATAGTTCCAGATATTTCTTGAGCATGGGTGATCAACAGCCACAAGGCTATCATTGATCACTGTCCAATTGTTGAAAAGAAAGACTGTCGACACATTGCGCAAAAAGGTTTTTGACGTGTATGATAGCTGGTGGGTGTCCATGCACAGATACCAAGAAACTTCAATAAAATTACATAAACTAGGGTGCTGAATGCATCAAAACTGAGTTTTGTTACAAATTAATGAGTATGTGcagctaaattgaacctaaatcatCGAAGTATCTATCtcctgaaaataaaataaaaaaacatgaGCCTCATTCATCTATCCTCCATGCTAAACGTCAAGTGATTAATCTAAAAGCCATGACAGATAAGCTACTATAAGTGATGTAgaccattaaaatataaaattcagAGTCCAACTTATAATAAGGACACACAACTTCTGGAAGCACTGAATAGCTGTGATACCACAGTTTAGTCGAGAACATTGGAAATGGAAGGAGACTTAAGTTGTTTATATAGGGTTAGATGGGCTTATTAATATTGATTTGGGTTTATACATCACAAGATTTCAAGCCTATTAAATTAATGGATTAATTCTCTCATTAAATAGGATTGTGATAATTAGTATCAAAGCGAACCTAGCACTATGCATGATGGAAGAGCTCATAGGAAAGAGGAAAGGGTAATCCATAATACTAGGCATGGTTGGGTGCCCAATTTAGAAAGAATCATTGATAAATAAGGTTGAGGGCACAATCCATTGTAAAGTCATCTCTGGACTAGGACTCCATATGCTGTCGGTTAGGCATGACTCTGGACTATGAGTTGAGTCTTAGTTTCTTAGTCCTATGAAGTGAGAGGAGAACTAGATTTCTAGAATTAGATGGATCTACAATTGTTGACTTGGACTTTGGACTATGTAGTTACAGACCTAATAAGTAAATGTTAAATTAACAAGAACAAAAGTTTGTCTAAGTTTCAGAAAATTAAAAAGGAACAGAAACCTCACAGAAAAAAGAATTAAGAAGTAATTAAGACAGTTTCTTTAGTTTTGTAATATTGAACATTAACGAAGTCTTTCAAGTTCTGATTAAACTGTGAATAGTGGTAGCAGTAAAGGTGATTACAACATGTTGTCATAATTGAACTATTACAAGGTTCACACTGATGATCTGGCTGGTTTGCATTTGTTTGTATAGAAATTTAGGATACTTGCAAAATTTCTAACTCTTTCCAAGGATCACAAATCATGGGTAGCACAGTAACAACAAACCCATGGTATTCATATAAATTTGGAATAATTCATTTTCctgctaaacctttttttttcaattttacaGCATTAAATGAAGGTGCTAAAGTTGGAGATAAAGCTGAAGATTTAAATGTAAAGCTGGAGCAAATTTAAAGCTGAAGCCAAATCTTTGTGCTTTTTACCCTGAAATATTAAGCCTTGGTTAATTGACTATCTAAAGAGAATCAAAGTAGCAAAATGGCAGTAACAAGCAGtgtaagaaaagaaaacaaaagatttAGTTTATAATAAATAACCAATAAAAATGCACGTGACACCAACATGTTTGCATGCCACAATAAACAGTAAACACCTATAATGTGGGAAAGGCAAAGCAAGACTGCACTTACAAAAATTATTTAAGACAAGTTTTGCAAATAATTCAGGGTGCATCATATCCTGTGCTGAAATTTGATCATTAAGCCATGACAAAACGTATGGAGGACGAGATGATAAAGGATAAGCAGCTGCAAGTAATACTCCCAAAGGAACAACAGGGACATTAAGAGCTTGTGCAGGATCAGCCTGAACAACAGAAACAAATTTTAGTTTTGATCATACAGTAATATAGAACAATTATACAATTTGACAAAATTGCCTGATGCAAATTTAAATATACATATTAATAACTTACAAGTGGCAGTAACAACTTCAGCGATGATTTGGAGGTTGTGTAGTCAATCGATGATGCTAAAGTAACAACTCCAGCCAGTttggattttattttttcatgGGCTAAGCAATAAGAAGAGGAAAAAGTTAGTTTGGTGAGAGAGAAATATCTTCTGCTTACTCTCATATTTTTCCAATCTACTCCAAATCAGCAATAAGTTCAGAACAAGATTTTATTCATGATAAACCTGTCATACTCAATTGCTTcactgaattaaaaaaaaaaactgtgtgCCACATATGATGAGAACCTAAAAAACAAGAggggaaagaaaaaagagatggcACTGTAAAATTGGCACTCCATGTGGACTCCCATCATGGATAAAATGCAGCTGGTTGGATTGCCAATAGTATACTCTGGAATTAGAACCATATACATAATTATTAAGGTTTGTTGTTTTGTAGACTCTCATACCAGTTCTTGGGGGACAATTATGTACAGTCAGCATGATTTTCATGTCGAATAGTAGCCAACAGATCCTAGTGGCATTGTCAAGGCTGTCTCAGTAAACACTTGGTACAGTAGAAGACCCAGTGCATGGACAAACTGGTACAATGCACTAGGAATTGTTGGTAAGTCTTGGTACAGTAATCCATGATACTTGTCACTAAACAAGCAATATCAAATGAATCATGCCACTGCTCCACATAATGCTGCAAAATATATGCACTAAGGGAAACTAATACTTTCTCCAGTCCGGAAATATTATTCTATGCAATTTCAGAAGAACAACATGAATGATGCAAGCCCGCTGTCCAGAGATTATATCCTTCACAATTACCTtactccactcctctgattcgttGAGTAATCATTTACTCATGAAAAGCAAAGACCATCCTCATCTCACTTCTCCCTCTTTATCGCCACCTGTTTACCTCTTCCTCCCTCCCTATTATTCTCTTTTCCGCATACCAATTAAGTTACAATGCCAGAAAAATGAGCAACCTTAAACAAACTGTCTGTGCTTCAAATTGTCTATTATCCAAGTTGACACACACCTTTGGCTCAAGAATAAAGAGACTGAGTTACGAGAACTTATGTTTATACCTTGAAATCACTCTCGGTTGTGAATTCATGACTTCCCATATCTGGAAGCAAATCAACTCATTGCCAAGTTCACTTTTTGATGAACCACTTACTCAAATGGGATTTGCATTTCTTGGCAACTATGCCAAAACGCCATTTTAATATCAGCTAAAAAAGTCCTGTGTAAACACCATAAATAACAAATAACTTGTATTGCATGATGACTGGAGATTGCATGTTTGGTCCACTATGGACATCTAGAAGACTTCATACTGAGAACTGAAAATGAATCATAACAGATAAAAGTTCTTTTATGGAGgggtgatattttttattatattcctTAGAGAGTCATTTTCAGCATTTCAACTTCCAAGTCCTATTTGCTTGAAATAAGCTGAATGTGATAGTATATTAGGTGGTCAATGACAGCAAAAAGtccatgtagccaaccccaaataatCGGGAGATTAtggcttattgttgttgttatatcATAGTACATTAGGAAAGCATGTGCTTAACCCTTATTCAATTCTAGTCGGTTGGACTAAGACTGTGCTATACTATGTTCCATAACACATATGGTTGGCTAGGAAATTTTAAAAGTATTTGCCAACAAATTATTTTGGATAGATGCTGGCTCTCCTCCCTCCTATTTCTCTCTAATTGGGAACCTCTATATGTGTTATTCTCTTGTTtatcatataaaaaattattttggcaACCTTCAAACTTTATACTCTCTGCATTCTTATACTTCTTTTCTGCTTTATCGCAGGTTTATTTGAACTTCTAACTCTCTGTTATAGCCAAGCTACTCCAGTTTTGTCTAAAATGTCAGAAAGTTGACTCTATTACAGCTAAGCTACTCCAGTTTTGTCCAGACTGTTAGAAAGTCAAACTTAAAAAACTAAGACTCAGGCTAAGCAGAATTTAGACCCACCACGCAACTATAGGGCTTCTCTACTTGATGCATCATCAGTTACGATACATTGGTTGGATCAGTTTACTGCATCTTTAACATGAGAATATTCCTTATCTCATTTCTCCCTTTGTGTAGACAATATGCAAGTTGGGAATACATTGGAGGATTGAATGTCAGTATAAGAATAACTGCAGCTAAAGGGTAGGAATTCTAAACCAGCTACCCTTTCAACTACTGCAGTAGGCCCTTCTCTCATCTAAATTATGTTTGGCCAGGAACCGGGCAAAGCCATTACAATCAAGCTGACAATGGACATAAAATTAAAATCAGGTTCTGCAATAGCAATTGCAATTATTTTTATAAAGTCAAAGAGTTGAAATTATGGCACCTAATTACCAATGTGCATCACTACAGCACCAGCAAAAAAATCCAAACATAGATGGAAAAAAATGAAGAGCATGATAAGTAAATGAGTAGAAGTACAGCAGTCCCACCATTAATATCGGTGAAAAAGGAATATACTCGTATAAGAGTGATGTGAAAATCTTACCACATTTTGACAGCATAGCATACAACAAGATTCCCCCCATGGAATGTCCAATTGCTAGCAATTTTCCATCCTTACTCTGAGTCTGAAGCCTTATGTATTCCATCTGCATAAATTAAATATAACAGGTGTAATTTCCTGATTCAATAATCTAGGTTAGTCATAATTTTACAGTTACAAAAATACTAAGTTTCAAATACCAAGAGGATATGTCACCTCACCGCAGCAGGGACATCTTCCTCCAAGTAATTATCAAAATCCCAGTCATAAGTAATAATCAGATCGAGCTGTTTCTGGAAATCTTCTATGGTCGCCGAAAGGCGCTCTTGCAAGTCAAACAGTTGTGGTGAAACCGATCGTTGACCTTCCTCGATCACATTTACTAAACGTTGGCTTAGATCTTTGATTTGCCCAGCAACAGTAGAATTTTGCCTGGTTTCTAGCAAAGCTGAGATGTTTTCGGCAATTTCATTATATCTTTCGGAGAGTCGAGTATCTTCCAGAAGTTTTGATATTTGATCGAAAAGCTTAGCTGAGATATCCCTTAACTGACCTTCATTAAGATAGCCTGAAAATCTTTCTGCCAAGCGCATAAAGGTTGCAGTTAACTCAGTTACCAACTTTGGTTCATTCCAAGTAATTGTATCTGTTGTTTTGTCATTTACATTGGCAATTTCAGAATCTGGCATTGGACCAGAGCTCCCAATTAATCTTTCTTTGACTAGCATTGCATCATTTGGATTGATCTTATCAACATAATCTGTACAACACATGATAGGCTTAGTGAAAGGCTCATCGATTGCCTTCAACTCATTTATACGCATGCTCAAACCAGCACCTCTCACTTCAACAATCCATGTATCAAACCCTTGGCTAGACATGTGGCGAGCAAATGAAGCCTGGAAGAAAATCGATATGCATCAGTGAAGGATATAGAGGTTTGTAGAAGGTTAATGCATTAAGTGATACGACCAAAAGGGACATGGCAAGACTGAAGCCTGGAAGTAAATTGATATGCATCAGCAGAAAACATAAGAGGTTTGTAGAAAGTTCATGTATTAAGTTAGACAACCAAAGAGAACATGACAAAAAGTTTAATTACTTTTAAGCAGATGCACACTATGCTTACAGGCCCAGAACTCAATAATTGGAGGTATCCAAGACAATCACAAAAGAAGTTATTTTAACAACCAATCAGACCTGGAAATTTAGTATTGGACTACAGAAGTCCAAGATGCAAGTACACATAACACATCAACCAACTCCAATGATACTGATAAGTGAAAACAAGTATAATGTTGAATAACAAGTTAATAAGTTATTCAATAAGCTGCCACCAAGGGCTCCTGCAGGATTGCTCCCAGGATTTATTGCCCAATATGTAGCCATCCCTGGCCAAATTCAGTCATTGACGTGGTAATAGCAATTGTATcctgtaaataataataattttctttttttaattcagccattttgattcttgaatttgaTGAATTAATTATTACTTAATAACTGGTTTAGATATGAATGTAATACACATAAATAAGTTAAAGCAGGCTGCCACACAACTAAGTCTTTTGTATGCAGTGCCGCAAGGTTCTGAGTCTTACAAGTAAAAACATTATTtttaaaagcgttaggcgccaaaagaTGTCAAGGTCTCAAAACGCCCAAGGAGTTAGACGCCCGCTCGAGCAAAGCGAGGAGCTCCTGAAtattaaaatgtaaaaaatatatattatgaatgATAAATATGATCACAAAAATAAAAATGTCACCTAAGATTAGAATCATATATAGTACCAAATTTCATCTCTTGTAATTACAGCTACCTAGCAGCTCTTGTAAGCTTACTTGTACATAATGTGTGTATCTTGCAGAAGAGGCAATGGACACAGACCATAGAAACATTATCATGATAGCTCTTTTATATAGGTAAATAAGCATGGAAACTATATTGGACCaggttgtctttttatgccagtcAAGTAAGCTGCATGGCTGTTTAAATGTCCCTTTTCTTTAAACCATTTAAGTGACTGAGGTTAAAATTTCTATagttctaaaaagaaaaataaaagatagcATGGTAActccttttattttcttcttttctttactTTTGGAATAAAACCTTGACATTTTGATATAACTCCATGTATCACTACACTTCTAGTGCTTAACTCGTGTGAGTCAAGGATTGTTGTACCACCTGAAGCGATATGATATGGGCAGTACATACACGTGAACCGGTATGCGGATCACCATTGTTTCAGGCGGCCtagttaaaatattataaaaataagaaaagtgaTGGGGCCCATCCAACTCAgtgttaaaaaaaagaaaaaaaaaaaaattagggctTGCAAACATGAGTCGCTTCTCACATACAACACAGATGTTGCCACCATTGCTGCTGCCATTGGCACCATCTTTTCTGCCATTGCCTCGTCGCTGCCCCTGCCACTGTTCCTTCTTATTCTCAAGTACGCTcccacctcctcttcctcttcttccttcttccttctccactgcttcttcttcctcctccactgcttccacttcttccttcctccctcctctattcctccaccactccttcctcttctccctctttttcttcctctatgAAACACTGATACAAACTGGTATATACCACTCTGACAGATCGCTAAAATGGGTCCAATACCCAAAACAGCAATCTTTGGTGTGAGTAATGAAAAGGTACATTCTGCTTAACAGTACATAAGGCTATTAACTATAAAATGAGAACGAGAGGAGATAGAGAAGTAATCGACGAAAGGCAATGGAGCAAGGTGGAAATTGGCAGCGAACAAAGTTGTAGATGGAGGCAAGTGAAGCGGACAAAGCTACAACGGCGGATGAAGCAGTAGGGTTTTGCTGGTTGCTTTCACTACATCAAGCAGGGAGGGGGGAGTAAGTGGTATTAGTTGGTTTGTTTGACCCAACTTAGTCACCCAGGCTTGAACCTATGCTAAACCATGACCAATTTGGCTTCGACGCACACCCAAGTTGCCCAACACTTGGGCGCAGAGCATCCCT harbors:
- the LOC135623454 gene encoding uncharacterized protein LOC135623454, with the protein product MFVLHHGDVRTALAAAVAAFSSHNSTPPFGGGGGRREWQPAAFLRPVAARAGPSQRPLSVSIAAPPSVKDGEKPEICTADELHYAPVPGTEWRLALWRYRPPPEAPKRNHPLMLLSGVGTNAIGFDLSPGASFARHMSSQGFDTWIVEVRGAGLSMRINELKAIDEPFTKPIMCCTDYVDKINPNDAMLVKERLIGSSGPMPDSEIANVNDKTTDTITWNEPKLVTELTATFMRLAERFSGYLNEGQLRDISAKLFDQISKLLEDTRLSERYNEIAENISALLETRQNSTVAGQIKDLSQRLVNVIEEGQRSVSPQLFDLQERLSATIEDFQKQLDLIITYDWDFDNYLEEDVPAAMEYIRLQTQSKDGKLLAIGHSMGGILLYAMLSKCAHEKIKSKLAGVVTLASSIDYTTSKSSLKLLLPLADPAQALNVPVVPLGVLLAAAYPLSSRPPYVLSWLNDQISAQDMMHPELFAKLVLNNFCTVPAKVILQLTTAFRDGGLRNRTGTFFYKDHLCKCDVPILALAGDVDLICPPEAVYETVKLIPKEMVIYKVFGKPDGPHYAHYDLVGGRMAIKEVYPCILQFLSRHDDLPTPDSD